The following proteins come from a genomic window of Trichoplusia ni isolate ovarian cell line Hi5 chromosome 16, tn1, whole genome shotgun sequence:
- the LOC113502152 gene encoding uncharacterized protein LOC113502152, giving the protein MCYICSCFAWGLDLVQRLITFGLACILSCAIFFGLTIAIIAGIAYGYNYSMAEFITFTRSDVTVFMRRGQFGDKPDLGQRFRRTGEEDLFTSNATNDYEDQRPRSESKPLADTWLKSQDTRKYAEILTRYSPRKGDMLEQPGVQEPTRVLPTDSNEGEQEQTEGRYRPTESSIISIVPNPLIPTVSWRSGSSEIMMRNFKPMQDFTSINRGTELPDTLFPPVDQDGSKSINIINPKEMAKGSVDDKLRDDFHKSYVPMRVWGTTTRPVISDEVNDDVDEDNIVYKPV; this is encoded by the exons GTTGATCACCTTCGGGTTAGCTTGCATTCTCTCCTGCGCCATATTCTTCGGCTTGACAATCGCCATCATCGCCGGCATCGCCTATGGGTATAACTACTCTATGGCCGAGTTTATTACGTTCACAC GGTCTGACGTGACCGTGTTCATGCGTCGCGGACAGTTCGGAGACAAACCGGATCTCGGGCAACGGTTTAGGAGAACTGGAGAAGAAGACT tattCACTTCGAACGCCACCAACGATTACGAGGACCAGCGGCCTCGGTCGGAGAGCAAGCCGCTCGCCGACACGTGGCTGAAGTCCCAGGACACGAGGAAGTACGCCGAGATCCTCACAAGATACTCCCCCAGAAAGGGGGACATGCTGGAGCAGCCGGGAGTGCAGGAGCCCACGAGAGTACTACCCACTGACAGTAAT GAAGGAGAACAGGAACAAACGGAAGGGCGCTACAGACCGACGGAGTCTTCCATCATATCGATCGTACCAAACCCGCTGATACCCACTGTGTCTTGGCGCAGTGGCTCCTCAGAGATCATGATGAGAAACTTCAAGCCCATGCAAGACTTCACTTCGATCAACAGAGGGACAGAACTACCAGACACCCTGTTCCCGCCCGTCGACCAAGATGGATCGAAGTCGATTAACATAATTAATCCCAAAGAAATGGCAAAGGGATCCGTCGACGATAAACTACGAGATGATTTTCATAAAAG CTATGTACCAATGCGTGTGTGGGGGACTACCACACGTCCTGTCATCTCCGACGAAGTCAACGATGACGTGGACGAGGACAACATCGTATACAAACCCGTGTAG